Proteins encoded in a region of the Haloglomus salinum genome:
- a CDS encoding MFS transporter, with protein MSRGTVTVSQVIDRIPVGRFHHRLLAICGSAWAFDGMEVIIISFTLPVLIGAWGLSGLSAGLLGSASLMGMIIGNWGWGWYADRHGRKPAFQWTVLTYSVFAGLTALAVGFYSGFALRFLTGVGLGGALAVDTSYLSEHLPTERRGRYLVYLDAFWPIGNIIAVVLAWVWLSALAGPGGTIALPVVGAVAGWRLLFLSAAFPALLVFVIRSQLSETPYYLAREGRIDEANALIRAIAAENDEDAELLDIDDVETTPTPPVSRLFDDDIRSQTLMIGAAWFAINFGYYGVFIWLPQTVGAAGVVGNIYLYFLLIGVVQIPGYLSAAYLVERVGRRPTLGSYLLLSGVFTFVFAATMPGVALFGAGLSGFWPFLLGLLAASFFALGAWGAIYAYTPELFPTEARGTGMGYAGGVGKVAAVIGPILAGTLLETDLAGGLVASGYLLALTPLAVAFALGGLVVLAFGRETRGEPLF; from the coding sequence ATGAGCCGAGGAACCGTCACCGTCTCGCAGGTCATCGACCGGATTCCGGTCGGCCGGTTCCACCACCGGCTACTGGCCATCTGCGGCAGCGCCTGGGCCTTCGACGGGATGGAGGTCATCATCATCAGCTTCACCCTGCCGGTGCTCATCGGGGCGTGGGGGCTGTCGGGGCTGTCCGCCGGCTTGCTCGGCAGCGCCAGCCTCATGGGGATGATTATCGGCAACTGGGGGTGGGGCTGGTACGCCGACCGGCACGGGCGCAAGCCCGCCTTCCAGTGGACCGTGCTGACGTACTCGGTGTTCGCCGGACTCACCGCCCTCGCCGTCGGCTTCTACTCGGGGTTCGCCCTGCGGTTCCTGACCGGTGTCGGCCTCGGTGGCGCGCTCGCGGTGGACACCTCGTACCTCTCGGAGCACCTCCCGACCGAGCGCCGGGGGCGGTATCTCGTCTACCTCGACGCGTTCTGGCCCATCGGCAACATCATCGCGGTGGTGCTGGCCTGGGTCTGGCTCTCGGCGCTCGCCGGGCCGGGCGGCACCATCGCCCTCCCGGTCGTCGGGGCGGTCGCCGGCTGGCGGCTGCTGTTCCTCTCGGCGGCCTTCCCCGCGCTGCTGGTGTTCGTCATCCGCTCGCAGTTGAGCGAGACGCCGTACTACCTCGCCAGGGAGGGACGCATCGACGAGGCCAACGCCCTCATTCGGGCCATCGCGGCGGAGAACGACGAGGACGCGGAGCTGCTCGACATCGACGATGTCGAGACGACACCGACGCCGCCCGTCTCGCGGCTGTTCGACGACGACATCCGCTCGCAGACGCTGATGATCGGCGCCGCGTGGTTCGCCATCAACTTCGGCTACTACGGCGTGTTCATCTGGCTCCCACAGACCGTCGGGGCAGCCGGCGTGGTCGGGAACATCTACCTGTACTTCCTCCTCATCGGTGTCGTCCAGATTCCGGGCTACCTGAGTGCGGCCTATCTGGTCGAGCGGGTCGGTCGGCGGCCGACGCTCGGCTCGTACCTGCTTCTCTCGGGCGTCTTCACGTTCGTCTTCGCCGCGACGATGCCGGGCGTCGCGCTGTTCGGCGCCGGGCTGTCGGGCTTCTGGCCGTTCCTGCTGGGCCTGCTGGCGGCGAGTTTCTTCGCGCTCGGCGCGTGGGGAGCCATCTACGCGTACACGCCCGAGCTCTTCCCCACCGAGGCACGGGGGACCGGGATGGGATACGCCGGCGGCGTCGGCAAGGTCGCCGCCGTCATCGGGCCCATCCTCGCCGGGACGCTTCTGGAGACCGACCTGGCGGGCGGACTCGTGGCGTCGGGGTACCTCCTCGCACTGACGCCGCTCGCGGTCGCCTTCGCGCTCGGTGGGCTGGTCGTCCTCGCCTTCGGTCGCGAGACGCGAGGTGAACCGCTCTTCTGA
- a CDS encoding SDR family NAD(P)-dependent oxidoreductase produces MLDGKIAIVTGGSSGIGKAISELFVAEGAEVVIANRSEDEGAAVAEELGCSFVQTDVSDYEQVEALVEGTVEEFGRLDVLVNNAGVGSESSLVEMSLDEWDRVVSIDLGGVMHGMKAALPHLEESDGSIINMASIYGLVGGKGAAAYSAAKGGVVNLTQQVAIDYADRGVRVNSVCPGFVETPMTADLLETEQFYEFVRLNTPMDRAAQPEEIAPIVVFLASDGASYITGADVPVDGGWTAH; encoded by the coding sequence ATGCTAGACGGGAAGATAGCCATCGTCACGGGCGGTTCGTCGGGTATCGGGAAGGCAATCAGCGAACTGTTCGTCGCGGAGGGCGCCGAGGTCGTCATCGCCAACCGGAGCGAGGACGAGGGCGCCGCGGTCGCCGAGGAACTGGGCTGTTCGTTCGTCCAGACCGACGTGAGCGACTACGAGCAGGTCGAGGCGCTGGTCGAGGGCACCGTCGAGGAGTTCGGCCGGCTGGACGTGCTGGTGAACAACGCGGGTGTCGGCAGCGAGTCCTCGCTCGTGGAGATGTCGCTGGACGAGTGGGACCGGGTGGTGAGTATCGACCTCGGCGGCGTGATGCACGGGATGAAGGCGGCACTGCCGCACCTGGAAGAGAGCGACGGGAGCATCATCAACATGGCCTCCATCTACGGGCTGGTCGGCGGCAAGGGTGCGGCAGCCTACTCCGCAGCGAAGGGCGGGGTCGTCAACCTCACCCAGCAGGTCGCCATCGACTACGCCGACAGGGGTGTCCGGGTCAACAGCGTCTGCCCGGGCTTCGTCGAGACGCCCATGACCGCGGACCTGCTCGAGACCGAGCAGTTCTACGAGTTCGTCCGGCTGAACACGCCGATGGACCGGGCGGCCCAGCCCGAGGAGATCGCCCCCATCGTGGTGTTCCTCGCCTCCGACGGGGCCTCCTACATCACCGGCGCCGACGTCCCCGTCGACGGCGGCTGGACGGCGCACTGA
- a CDS encoding MgtC/SapB family protein: MHWVGEYVSVTAPSEALFPLVWRLLVAVGIGALVGLEREASESGGSFAGSRTFPLLALAGALTQAFFPSLLPVVVGGLALALLVGYVGKVWLEGDIGLTTLAAGLLVVLLGALTTHSQRGLVVALVAGGVLTALLSAKGRIHGFAERIEDEERRATVKFVLVVLVVLPLLPDRELEALYGLNPRFVWLMVVFVSGLSFAAYVLSRVVGTTRGIALTGFLGGFVSSTATTVSMAEQTTDSPGIYQVSAFAIVVASVVMFPRALVEVAVVNPALLPHVAVPLGLMTAAGVLAAVVVYWRSTREDAVTAEIENPFRLQPALVFGALFAAVLLVSESANSVLGVSGVYATAFVSGLADVDAITLSLSKLAADGTVAPDVATTSIVIAATANTLVKAALAWILGTRQLGTLVTAVLGLVVVVGLAVVFI; this comes from the coding sequence ATGCACTGGGTGGGTGAGTATGTATCTGTGACTGCCCCCTCGGAGGCCCTGTTTCCGCTGGTCTGGCGCCTGCTCGTGGCCGTCGGCATCGGCGCGCTCGTCGGGCTGGAGCGCGAGGCCAGCGAGTCGGGCGGGTCGTTCGCCGGCAGTCGGACGTTCCCGCTGCTGGCGCTGGCCGGTGCGCTCACGCAGGCGTTCTTTCCCTCGCTGTTGCCGGTTGTCGTCGGTGGACTGGCGCTCGCGCTGCTCGTCGGCTACGTCGGGAAGGTCTGGCTCGAGGGCGATATCGGTCTCACGACGCTGGCGGCGGGCCTGCTGGTGGTGCTGCTGGGGGCGTTGACCACCCACTCCCAGCGCGGGCTGGTGGTCGCACTCGTGGCCGGGGGGGTCCTGACGGCGCTGCTGTCGGCGAAGGGTCGCATCCACGGGTTCGCCGAGCGCATCGAGGACGAGGAGCGTCGCGCCACCGTCAAGTTCGTGCTGGTGGTGCTGGTGGTGCTCCCGCTGCTCCCGGACCGCGAACTCGAGGCGCTGTACGGGCTCAACCCCCGCTTCGTCTGGCTGATGGTCGTCTTCGTCAGCGGCCTGAGCTTCGCGGCGTACGTGCTGAGCCGGGTCGTGGGGACCACGCGGGGCATCGCCCTGACCGGCTTCCTCGGTGGCTTCGTCTCCTCGACCGCGACGACCGTCTCGATGGCCGAGCAGACGACCGACTCCCCCGGTATCTACCAGGTCTCGGCGTTCGCCATCGTCGTCGCGTCGGTGGTGATGTTCCCGCGAGCGCTGGTCGAGGTCGCCGTCGTCAACCCCGCGCTGCTCCCCCACGTCGCTGTCCCGCTGGGCCTGATGACCGCCGCGGGCGTGCTCGCCGCCGTCGTGGTCTACTGGCGGTCGACACGCGAGGACGCGGTGACCGCGGAGATCGAGAACCCCTTCAGGTTGCAGCCGGCCCTGGTCTTCGGCGCCCTGTTCGCGGCGGTGCTGCTGGTCTCGGAGTCGGCCAACTCCGTCCTCGGGGTCTCCGGCGTGTACGCCACCGCGTTCGTCTCCGGGCTCGCGGACGTGGATGCCATCACACTCTCGCTGAGCAAGCTCGCCGCCGACGGAACCGTCGCCCCGGATGTCGCGACGACCAGCATCGTCATCGCGGCGACCGCGAACACGCTCGTGAAGGCGGCGCTCGCGTGGATACTCGGGACTCGCCAGCTCGGGACGCTCGTGACTGCCGTGCTGGGGCTGGTGGTCGTCGTCGGGCTGGCGGTCGTCTTCATCTGA
- a CDS encoding proteasome assembly chaperone family protein, translating into MSTDTPTASFERKTAFDAASPTLIEGLPGLGMVASIAVDQITTQLDLDHHGSIQSAALPSVAAFADGRVRDMVRVYAGADPPVMTLQSDIPIPPNAAAALSRTVYQDLAEEFERAVFLAGAPAESEAQLGEVVGVATSDETEAELRDAGIELAEESGSIGGITGALVADCYAHDVPASVLIVRCDPRLPDPNAAQSVIENALEPLVDFDIDTSELEEQAQQIQQQKQQIAKQLQQLRQQQQEEGETLQSRAMYQ; encoded by the coding sequence ATGTCCACTGATACACCCACGGCCAGCTTCGAGCGGAAGACGGCGTTCGACGCGGCGTCACCGACGCTCATCGAGGGGCTCCCCGGCCTCGGGATGGTGGCCTCCATCGCGGTCGACCAGATAACCACGCAGCTCGACCTGGACCACCACGGGAGCATCCAGTCGGCGGCCCTGCCCTCCGTGGCCGCGTTCGCCGACGGGCGCGTCCGTGACATGGTCCGCGTCTACGCCGGCGCGGACCCCCCGGTGATGACGCTCCAGAGCGACATCCCCATCCCGCCGAACGCGGCGGCGGCGTTGAGCCGGACCGTCTACCAGGACCTGGCCGAGGAGTTCGAGCGGGCGGTCTTCCTGGCGGGCGCGCCGGCCGAGTCCGAGGCACAGCTCGGCGAGGTGGTCGGCGTGGCGACGAGCGACGAGACCGAGGCGGAACTCCGCGACGCCGGCATCGAGCTGGCCGAGGAGTCCGGCTCCATCGGTGGCATCACCGGCGCACTGGTGGCCGACTGCTACGCGCACGACGTCCCGGCGTCGGTGCTCATCGTCCGCTGTGACCCCCGGCTGCCCGACCCGAACGCGGCGCAGTCTGTCATCGAGAACGCACTCGAGCCGCTCGTCGACTTCGACATCGACACGAGCGAGCTCGAGGAGCAGGCCCAGCAGATCCAGCAGCAGAAACAGCAGATCGCCAAGCAGCTCCAGCAGCTCCGCCAGCAGCAACAGGAGGAGGGTGAGACGCTCCAGAGCCGGGCCATGTACCAGTAG
- a CDS encoding pyridoxamine 5'-phosphate oxidase family protein encodes MSIHEIRESGTSRMTEEELGQLLTDQGVGVLGLAEGGLPYLLPLSFGYDGEEALYFVYLLFGPESRKEDLTDRADLGRFVVYDAAAVHDWRSASLVGRFETVADDEWDDLRAAMENAWHPDLFSSAEPMRGIEGYRFDIESWTAIQQSK; translated from the coding sequence ATGTCCATCCACGAGATCCGTGAATCCGGGACCAGTCGGATGACCGAGGAGGAGCTGGGACAGTTGCTCACCGACCAGGGAGTGGGAGTGCTCGGGCTCGCCGAGGGGGGACTGCCGTACCTCCTCCCGCTGTCGTTCGGCTACGACGGCGAGGAGGCACTCTACTTCGTCTACCTGCTGTTCGGCCCGGAGAGCCGCAAGGAGGACCTGACCGACCGGGCCGACCTGGGCCGGTTCGTCGTCTACGACGCGGCCGCCGTCCACGACTGGCGGAGCGCCAGTCTCGTCGGGCGTTTCGAGACGGTGGCCGACGACGAGTGGGACGACCTCCGGGCGGCGATGGAGAACGCCTGGCACCCGGACCTGTTCAGCTCCGCCGAACCGATGCGCGGCATCGAGGGGTACCGGTTCGACATCGAGTCGTGGACGGCCATCCAGCAGTCGAAGTAG